Proteins encoded together in one Terriglobus saanensis SP1PR4 window:
- a CDS encoding TIGR04282 family arsenosugar biosynthesis glycosyltransferase, translating to MAKAPRPGKVKTRLSPPLTLEQSAALNIAFLKDTTRNIADVAATSTAVGLVCYTPIGDESLFEGILPESFALIPQRGDTFGERLHAASDDILACGFGAVCLIDSDSPTVPASVFHQAIDLLDRPGDRIVLGGSNDGGYYLIGLKKPHREPFTGIHWSTSTVYAETVSASRDAKIELAELPVWYDVDDGDTLHMLCNELFGGMPLPFASVPGYRAPHSREFLHRLFGVSK from the coding sequence ATGGCAAAGGCTCCGCGTCCCGGAAAAGTAAAGACGCGCCTATCCCCACCCCTTACGCTCGAACAATCTGCAGCGTTGAACATTGCCTTTCTCAAGGACACCACTCGGAATATTGCCGATGTCGCTGCGACGAGCACCGCCGTAGGGCTCGTCTGTTACACGCCTATCGGGGATGAAAGCCTCTTTGAGGGCATTCTGCCCGAGAGCTTTGCTCTCATTCCCCAACGTGGCGACACCTTCGGGGAAAGGCTGCACGCTGCAAGCGACGACATCCTTGCATGTGGTTTCGGAGCCGTGTGTCTCATCGACTCCGATTCCCCCACGGTCCCGGCAAGTGTCTTTCACCAAGCTATCGACCTATTGGACCGCCCTGGCGATCGCATCGTACTCGGTGGCTCAAACGACGGCGGCTACTACCTCATCGGGCTCAAGAAGCCCCATCGCGAGCCTTTCACAGGTATTCACTGGAGCACCTCGACGGTATACGCAGAAACCGTCTCGGCAAGCAGAGATGCCAAGATTGAGCTTGCCGAGCTTCCAGTCTGGTATGACGTTGACGATGGCGACACTCTGCACATGCTTTGCAATGAACTGTTCGGGGGAATGCCGTTACCTTTTGCTAGTGTTCCGGGATACCGGGCCCCTCACAGCCGCGAATTTCTTCACCGCTTATTTGGAGTGAGCAAATGA
- a CDS encoding glycosyltransferase 87 family protein, translating to MSLASARPWHHARAWQTNLALILLGSGLFLLTLQLISEYRRFTIGFSGVSGWSVVLYLSAILIIRSQPADRYTFGIILTFAIAFRLVTLVPAPYLSSDIYRYAWDGVVQHAHISPYRYVPGDPALQFLRGPNQELFDHINRRDYAHTIYPPVAQFLFYVITFINPTMTFMKTAMILFEGLTLFALLKLLRELGVRREQSLLYAWCPLLVWEIGSSGHLDSVALAFMGLALLARYRRQPILTGLFLGLAIMTKMYPLVLFPALFRRGEYKMPAALVVVVAVGYACYSSVGMKVFGFLGGYVHEEGMDTGTHYFLRELTQHLPGLHTLSVKSYFVFVTIVFTVLIIWCWRTCCNPAWPKVNSAQTRVFGLPTEADFVIPAFSLAFTLMLLFSPRYPWYVAWLVPFVTIVPDLTAFAYICGLFYMCTTSLAVGSGPSQFLLNKCLYGGVFFAFLLDIILRRWPIHRRHFTLEPENVR from the coding sequence ATGAGCTTGGCTTCCGCGAGACCCTGGCATCATGCGCGTGCCTGGCAGACCAACTTAGCCTTGATACTTCTCGGATCGGGTCTGTTTCTGCTCACGCTACAACTCATCAGTGAGTACCGCCGCTTCACAATCGGATTCTCTGGCGTCTCCGGATGGTCGGTAGTTCTCTACCTGTCAGCGATACTCATCATACGTTCGCAGCCCGCTGACCGTTACACCTTCGGAATCATTCTGACGTTTGCGATCGCGTTTCGGTTGGTCACATTAGTTCCCGCACCCTATCTCTCTTCTGATATCTACCGCTACGCATGGGACGGAGTGGTGCAACACGCACACATTTCACCGTATCGCTATGTACCTGGAGATCCGGCCCTTCAATTTCTTCGCGGGCCGAACCAAGAGCTTTTTGATCACATTAATCGTCGCGATTATGCCCATACGATCTATCCGCCTGTCGCTCAATTCCTCTTCTACGTCATCACCTTCATCAACCCGACGATGACGTTTATGAAGACTGCAATGATTCTGTTTGAAGGGCTCACGTTGTTCGCGCTCCTGAAACTTCTGCGCGAATTGGGTGTTCGCCGAGAGCAGTCTTTGCTTTACGCATGGTGCCCTCTCCTTGTCTGGGAGATCGGCAGTTCTGGGCATTTGGATTCAGTAGCACTTGCGTTTATGGGTCTTGCACTTCTTGCTCGATATCGCCGACAGCCCATTCTCACAGGTCTGTTTCTGGGACTAGCCATCATGACGAAAATGTACCCACTCGTTCTATTCCCCGCGCTTTTTCGCCGCGGGGAATACAAAATGCCAGCGGCACTTGTCGTCGTTGTAGCCGTGGGGTACGCCTGCTATTCGAGTGTTGGCATGAAGGTCTTTGGCTTCCTTGGAGGCTATGTTCATGAAGAGGGCATGGATACCGGGACACACTATTTTCTTCGAGAGCTAACGCAACACCTGCCGGGCCTGCACACATTATCGGTCAAGTCGTATTTTGTCTTCGTGACCATTGTTTTTACGGTCCTCATCATCTGGTGTTGGCGAACATGCTGCAATCCCGCTTGGCCCAAAGTCAACAGCGCACAAACGCGTGTCTTCGGATTACCTACAGAGGCGGATTTTGTGATCCCCGCCTTCTCTTTGGCATTTACGCTGATGCTGCTGTTTTCGCCTCGTTACCCCTGGTATGTTGCATGGCTGGTCCCTTTCGTCACGATCGTGCCTGACCTTACTGCTTTCGCTTATATCTGCGGACTTTTCTATATGTGCACAACTTCTCTAGCCGTGGGCTCTGGGCCATCGCAATTCCTGCTCAACAAATGTCTTTATGGTGGAGTCTTCTTTGCCTTTTTGCTGGATATCATTCTGCGCCGATGGCCCATTCATCGTCGTCACTTCACGCTCGAACCGGAGAACGTCAGGTGA
- a CDS encoding glycosyltransferase family 2 protein yields the protein MTSRKNISVVIPALNEQESIAYVVGSMPWSDIAECIVVDNGSTDRTAAIAASAGARVVTSLRGYGAACKAGSDAAIDTSTILVFMDGDGSDVVSDLSRLVVPIESDVADFLIGSRIRGRREPGSMLPSQIFAGHFVAMLLRILHGARYTDMGPFRAIRRSSLKKLNMTEMTYGWNLEMQAKAARQGLRIQEIAVDYRCRRGGLSKVSGNLGASLKTGVRILAVLLRTSYRSNAQ from the coding sequence GTGACGAGTCGCAAGAACATCTCGGTCGTTATCCCCGCGCTTAATGAGCAAGAGTCTATTGCCTACGTGGTCGGATCGATGCCCTGGTCGGACATCGCCGAATGCATCGTCGTCGATAATGGGTCCACTGACAGAACGGCAGCAATCGCTGCCTCCGCAGGGGCACGCGTCGTTACCTCATTACGCGGCTATGGAGCTGCCTGCAAGGCGGGCAGTGACGCGGCAATCGATACCAGTACAATCCTCGTCTTTATGGATGGAGACGGTAGCGACGTCGTTTCTGACCTCTCACGCCTTGTTGTCCCCATCGAATCCGATGTGGCCGACTTCCTCATCGGCTCGCGCATCCGAGGTCGGCGCGAACCTGGCTCGATGTTGCCCAGCCAGATTTTTGCAGGCCACTTCGTGGCAATGCTTTTACGCATCCTGCATGGTGCCCGCTACACGGACATGGGGCCGTTCCGCGCCATTCGCAGGTCGTCCCTGAAGAAATTGAATATGACGGAGATGACCTATGGATGGAATCTGGAGATGCAGGCCAAAGCCGCGCGACAAGGGCTTCGCATTCAGGAAATCGCCGTGGACTACAGATGCAGAAGAGGCGGTCTAAGCAAGGTTTCAGGCAATCTCGGAGCTTCTCTGAAAACTGGAGTCCGCATCTTGGCAGTGCTGCTCCGAACTTCGTATCGCAGCAACGCTCAATGA
- a CDS encoding NAD-dependent epimerase/dehydratase family protein produces the protein MDTHRKRALVTGGAGLIGSHIVDLLVREGWTVRILDNLEPQTHKNGKPDWVNPVAEFRQGYVQDYETMREALTDIDVVFHEAAYGGYMPEMAKYVLVNSFGTAQMLEIIRDHQLPIRKVLVASSQAVYSEGAANCPEHGHVVPMLRPAEQLRAGDFNVHCPVCGHPTSSIPTPEATPGGGETVYALTKVDQERLVLLWGKQMGIPTVALRYSCTYGPRQSLFNPYTGVIAIFCTRLLNGRPPIMYEDGAQTRDLCFVEDIARANLLAATTDTLDGLPANVGSGRATSVRDLAEIIADQLGVKLAPIARGEFRPGEIRSLISDISRIRTIGYAPQTSIEEGIARYVNWIKTQGTVEDYFSKAEAGLRAKGIVQSVHT, from the coding sequence ATGGATACACATCGAAAGCGGGCACTCGTCACGGGCGGAGCTGGTCTCATCGGCTCTCACATCGTTGATTTGCTTGTGAGGGAAGGTTGGACAGTCCGCATTCTCGATAATCTCGAGCCACAGACCCACAAGAACGGCAAGCCGGACTGGGTCAACCCTGTAGCCGAGTTTCGCCAGGGCTATGTGCAGGACTACGAGACGATGCGGGAGGCGTTGACTGACATCGACGTGGTTTTTCACGAAGCAGCATACGGCGGTTACATGCCAGAGATGGCGAAGTACGTCCTCGTCAATAGCTTCGGCACGGCCCAAATGCTGGAGATTATCCGGGATCATCAACTACCTATCCGGAAGGTCTTGGTGGCGAGTTCGCAGGCAGTCTACAGCGAAGGTGCGGCAAATTGCCCGGAACATGGCCACGTCGTCCCCATGCTGCGCCCCGCCGAACAACTTCGGGCTGGTGACTTCAATGTGCATTGTCCAGTCTGCGGCCATCCTACTTCTTCGATCCCAACCCCAGAAGCCACACCGGGAGGCGGCGAGACCGTATACGCCCTCACGAAGGTGGACCAGGAACGTCTCGTTCTGTTGTGGGGCAAACAGATGGGCATTCCGACCGTCGCATTACGGTACTCATGCACGTACGGTCCGCGCCAGTCGCTCTTCAATCCCTATACCGGCGTCATTGCCATTTTCTGCACTCGTCTATTGAATGGGCGACCGCCAATCATGTACGAGGATGGGGCCCAGACACGCGATCTTTGTTTCGTCGAAGACATTGCGCGCGCCAATCTGCTTGCAGCGACAACGGACACGCTCGATGGCTTACCGGCCAATGTCGGCAGCGGGCGCGCTACCAGTGTCCGCGATCTGGCCGAGATCATCGCCGATCAGTTAGGCGTCAAACTTGCTCCGATCGCTAGGGGTGAATTTCGACCCGGTGAGATTCGCTCGCTGATCTCGGACATAAGTCGCATTCGTACAATCGGCTACGCCCCGCAGACCTCAATCGAGGAGGGGATTGCACGTTACGTCAACTGGATCAAAACACAGGGCACAGTCGAAGACTATTTTTCGAAGGCTGAAGCCGGCCTCCGTGCGAAGGGTATCGTACAAAGCGTGCACACTTGA
- a CDS encoding epoxide hydrolase N-terminal domain-containing protein: MSMRQDYLADEVTVGTQARSRRMRLQAALGAWALGFGPAEIAAQGPILSSVGADLPPVNDAVSAFRVAIPSDAIEDLRRRLAMTRWPERETVADGAQGVPLARAGPYRGRFGLY; encoded by the coding sequence ATGTCAATGAGACAGGATTACCTAGCTGACGAGGTCACTGTCGGAACGCAGGCCCGGTCGCGCAGAATGCGACTTCAGGCTGCGCTAGGTGCCTGGGCGCTGGGCTTTGGGCCAGCCGAAATTGCCGCGCAAGGGCCGATCCTGTCGTCGGTTGGTGCCGATCTGCCGCCCGTCAATGACGCCGTGAGCGCTTTCCGCGTCGCTATACCGTCTGACGCAATTGAGGATCTCAGGCGGCGACTCGCGATGACACGTTGGCCCGAGCGGGAGACCGTGGCCGATGGGGCGCAAGGCGTGCCGCTGGCGAGAGCGGGCCCTTATCGAGGACGTTTCGGGCTCTACTAA
- a CDS encoding DUF885 domain-containing protein, whose product MSLLLAMLLYSIPASSSSVRTNESLSVLHYSNLLTIAPLDQETTSGASPTGQELETSSLQRRLERQNQLFKEQAASDATPTSGDKKSLLDDFSLAASVRQDAIDREFRTELAAISPDGFPEQDRISHELMLRELDQRMTDYSLKIYEMPLTQFRGIHTDLADVPRSLSFHSVKDYEDYITRLHEMPLAFEQTVEVLKQGEKDRLMPVRLLLEQVPAQCQGIIAEDPFLLPTTKFPASIPAADQKRLTDEIVNAANNEVLPAYKRFAAFVANDYALHGRTAIGLSSLPDGVQRYQNAIHEQTTTNMTPAEIHALGLREIARINGLLTDLAHKAGYPDLKSFRAALNSDPRYIPTSADQIVEDYRHYVNQMEPRLPELFLNYPKTKLVVEAIPASQPQMGTHHVDGSADGSTPGRVVVATSNYAHRRLISDETQAYHEGIPGHELQVTIEQHLKDLPAFRSQIRNNAYIEGWAVYAEALGKEIGFFQDPASDYGRLNLELMRAVRFVVDTGIHADGWTRDQAVTYFRESGAADEPTIQSEIDRYIALPAQSLSYKIGQLKIRELRARAQQQLGPRFDIRKFHDQILSAGSLPMDMLDARINGWIKSEQVTGEKSVQPQTGS is encoded by the coding sequence ATGTCTCTGTTGTTGGCCATGCTGCTCTATTCAATACCCGCGTCTTCATCCAGCGTGCGAACAAATGAGTCGCTTTCAGTCCTGCACTATAGCAACCTTCTGACTATAGCCCCCCTTGATCAGGAGACGACGAGCGGAGCAAGTCCGACGGGGCAGGAACTGGAGACGTCTTCCTTGCAGAGGCGGCTGGAGCGGCAGAATCAGCTCTTCAAAGAACAGGCTGCTTCGGACGCAACTCCCACTTCCGGAGACAAGAAGTCCTTGCTCGACGACTTTTCTCTCGCCGCAAGCGTCCGACAGGATGCGATCGACCGCGAATTTCGCACCGAGCTCGCCGCCATCTCTCCCGATGGATTTCCTGAACAGGATCGGATCTCGCACGAGTTGATGCTGCGGGAGTTGGATCAACGGATGACCGACTACTCTCTGAAGATCTATGAGATGCCGCTCACGCAATTCAGAGGCATTCACACCGATCTTGCGGACGTCCCTCGGTCGCTGTCATTCCACTCGGTCAAAGACTATGAAGACTACATTACGCGACTGCATGAGATGCCGCTTGCCTTCGAGCAGACAGTTGAAGTCTTGAAGCAGGGAGAAAAAGACAGGTTAATGCCGGTGCGCCTCCTGCTGGAGCAGGTCCCCGCTCAATGCCAGGGGATCATTGCTGAAGACCCATTCCTCTTGCCAACGACAAAGTTTCCAGCGTCGATCCCAGCCGCAGATCAGAAGCGTCTCACCGATGAGATCGTCAATGCGGCGAACAACGAGGTCTTGCCCGCATACAAGCGTTTTGCGGCCTTTGTCGCAAACGACTATGCGCTGCATGGGCGCACGGCAATCGGCCTGAGTAGTCTTCCAGATGGAGTTCAGCGCTATCAAAATGCCATTCACGAACAAACCACGACGAATATGACGCCAGCTGAGATTCATGCGCTTGGGCTTCGAGAGATCGCTCGCATCAACGGGCTCCTCACCGACCTCGCTCATAAGGCGGGATACCCCGATCTGAAAAGCTTTCGTGCCGCGCTGAACAGTGATCCCAGGTACATCCCAACGTCAGCCGACCAGATCGTCGAAGACTATAGGCATTACGTCAACCAGATGGAACCCCGCCTGCCTGAGCTTTTTCTTAACTATCCCAAAACAAAGCTGGTCGTCGAAGCGATACCCGCATCTCAGCCGCAAATGGGTACGCATCATGTCGATGGGAGCGCCGACGGAAGCACTCCGGGACGTGTCGTCGTGGCTACTTCCAACTACGCCCATCGACGGCTCATAAGCGATGAAACACAGGCTTATCACGAAGGCATACCGGGACATGAACTGCAGGTCACCATTGAGCAACATCTGAAGGACTTACCGGCTTTCAGGTCGCAGATTCGCAACAACGCCTACATCGAGGGCTGGGCCGTGTATGCGGAAGCACTCGGCAAAGAGATTGGATTCTTTCAGGATCCCGCCTCGGATTACGGACGACTAAATCTCGAACTCATGAGGGCTGTTCGCTTCGTTGTGGACACCGGGATCCACGCCGATGGATGGACCCGCGACCAGGCGGTCACTTACTTTCGCGAGAGTGGTGCGGCCGACGAACCCACCATACAGTCTGAGATCGATCGGTACATCGCCCTTCCTGCTCAAAGCCTCAGCTACAAGATCGGTCAACTCAAGATCCGCGAGCTGCGCGCCCGCGCACAGCAGCAGCTTGGTCCACGCTTCGATATTCGCAAGTTCCATGACCAGATACTCAGTGCCGGCAGCTTGCCCATGGACATGCTGGACGCTCGGATCAATGGATGGATCAAGAGCGAACAAGTGACGGGTGAAAAGTCGGTGCAACCGCAGACCGGCTCTTGA
- a CDS encoding DNA-3-methyladenine glycosylase has translation MTPSTHLQRTFYERHPSVVAPELLGKLVVRRYRRCPLVGRITEVEAYLGLEDQASHASRAKSAFNAVLFGPAGYTDVYLIYGLHHCLNISCHPAGQSGGVLIRALQPIVGVSTMAKLRKLPANAPSQRISGGPGRVCQALGITRANVHGLDVTSHSSAIQIVDDGWNPPGIRVTKRIGIRKSVDLPLRFLVADGEV, from the coding sequence ATGACACCTTCGACGCATCTGCAGCGAACATTCTATGAAAGACACCCGAGTGTGGTGGCACCGGAGCTGCTAGGTAAGCTCGTGGTGCGGCGCTATCGAAGATGCCCACTTGTCGGCAGAATTACGGAGGTTGAAGCATACCTGGGTTTAGAGGATCAGGCGTCCCATGCCTCTCGGGCGAAGTCGGCGTTCAATGCTGTTCTCTTCGGGCCTGCTGGCTACACTGATGTCTACCTCATCTATGGCTTGCATCACTGTTTGAACATATCTTGTCATCCGGCAGGCCAGTCAGGTGGTGTCCTGATTCGTGCGTTACAACCAATCGTCGGCGTTTCAACGATGGCCAAACTTCGCAAGCTACCGGCGAACGCACCATCTCAGAGGATCTCTGGCGGTCCCGGTCGAGTTTGTCAGGCACTCGGCATCACGCGCGCAAATGTGCATGGGCTCGATGTGACGAGTCATTCTTCCGCTATACAGATTGTCGACGATGGTTGGAACCCTCCAGGTATCCGTGTTACAAAACGGATCGGGATTCGCAAGTCGGTAGATCTTCCACTGCGCTTTCTCGTTGCGGACGGAGAGGTTTGA
- the mug gene encoding G/U mismatch-specific DNA glycosylase: protein MGVNQTQSSDATPTQLADMLAGNLDVLFCGINPALSAAHAGHHFSNRSNRFWRSLHLAGFTPHQIRPEDDHTILHHGCGLTAAVERPTVKASDLALHEFRAGADGLERKVQRYHPRFLAFLGKPAFAAIFNKRSVAWGRQQVRFGGAEVWVLPNPSGLNRAFTLDALVSAYRELQIACQAP, encoded by the coding sequence ATGGGCGTGAACCAGACTCAAAGCAGTGACGCGACGCCAACTCAATTGGCGGATATGCTCGCTGGGAACCTCGATGTGTTGTTTTGCGGAATAAACCCAGCATTGAGTGCTGCGCATGCAGGGCACCACTTTTCAAATCGCAGCAATAGGTTCTGGCGATCGCTTCATCTCGCAGGGTTCACGCCGCACCAAATTCGACCCGAAGACGATCACACGATTCTTCACCACGGTTGCGGCTTAACGGCTGCTGTCGAAAGGCCAACCGTCAAGGCTAGCGATCTTGCTCTCCACGAGTTTCGCGCAGGGGCTGATGGGCTGGAAAGGAAGGTACAGCGGTACCATCCACGCTTTCTCGCTTTTTTAGGCAAGCCTGCGTTCGCAGCTATCTTCAACAAGAGATCGGTGGCTTGGGGGCGGCAACAGGTCCGCTTCGGAGGTGCCGAGGTTTGGGTCTTGCCTAACCCGAGCGGGTTGAATCGCGCCTTTACACTCGATGCACTGGTGTCCGCCTATCGAGAGCTTCAGATAGCTTGTCAAGCGCCTTAA
- a CDS encoding nuclear transport factor 2 family protein produces MGTVIAPPFTDPDLAAQKVQLAENLWNTRDPERVAAAYTEDTQWRNRTDFLTGRAAVIEFLTRKWQRELDYKLKKELWGFRDNRMAVKFQYEWHNTQGQWYRSYGNELWEFAPSGLMRRREASINDLAIAEADRVL; encoded by the coding sequence ATGGGTACTGTGATTGCTCCACCGTTCACCGATCCCGACCTTGCAGCTCAGAAAGTGCAACTTGCTGAAAACCTCTGGAATACGCGTGATCCTGAACGTGTGGCGGCTGCTTACACCGAGGACACCCAATGGCGAAATCGCACCGACTTTCTTACGGGTCGCGCCGCAGTGATTGAGTTTCTTACGCGAAAGTGGCAACGCGAGTTGGACTACAAACTCAAGAAGGAACTTTGGGGGTTCAGAGACAATCGCATGGCAGTCAAGTTCCAGTACGAGTGGCACAACACTCAAGGACAGTGGTACCGATCCTATGGGAACGAGCTATGGGAGTTTGCTCCCTCCGGTCTCATGAGGCGCCGCGAGGCTAGCATCAACGATCTAGCAATTGCTGAAGCGGACCGCGTCCTTTGA
- a CDS encoding carboxymuconolactone decarboxylase family protein, translating to MSRLKTIDPSVATGKAKELLDAVKGKLGIVPNMTKVMATSPVVLESYLGFSGALAAGLLDAKTREKLALLTAQENACDYCLSAHTAIGKLVGLKDEEIVASRHGDGNNPKTTAALAFAKHVLDTKGQISEAELTEVRHAGFSDGEIAEIIAHVALNVFTNYFNIAADVDIDFPKVSHSEVA from the coding sequence ATGTCACGTTTGAAAACGATAGATCCCTCAGTCGCCACCGGAAAAGCCAAGGAACTGCTGGACGCAGTGAAGGGCAAACTCGGGATTGTCCCCAATATGACCAAAGTGATGGCTACCTCGCCAGTGGTGCTTGAATCCTACCTCGGCTTCAGCGGAGCGCTCGCCGCTGGGCTCTTGGACGCTAAGACGCGCGAAAAGCTGGCGCTGCTGACGGCACAGGAGAATGCCTGCGATTATTGCTTGTCCGCGCATACCGCGATCGGCAAATTGGTCGGACTCAAGGACGAGGAGATTGTCGCCAGCCGTCACGGTGACGGCAACAACCCAAAGACGACTGCCGCGTTGGCCTTTGCGAAGCATGTCCTAGACACGAAGGGCCAGATCAGCGAAGCAGAACTGACCGAAGTGCGTCACGCGGGTTTCTCTGACGGTGAGATTGCGGAGATCATCGCGCATGTTGCGCTCAACGTTTTCACAAACTACTTCAACATCGCAGCTGATGTGGACATCGACTTCCCAAAGGTATCGCACTCTGAAGTAGCCTAA
- a CDS encoding TetR/AcrR family transcriptional regulator → MAHRIVSDEVFLATALDLFRTYGFEGVSLKQLADATGLEKASLYYRYPGGKDAIAMAAAGEAVRWLQANVFDPLAGGGPPRKRVSLVAEKLREFYAGGLKACVMDVLSIRGGSEELQLGLKTAMQALTSAFAHVAKESGYGAAAARSKAEEAVVRLEGSLILARVLGDTACFERVLKGLPDLLTAPS, encoded by the coding sequence ATGGCACACCGCATCGTCAGTGACGAAGTCTTTCTTGCGACAGCATTGGATCTGTTCCGCACCTACGGCTTTGAAGGCGTAAGCCTGAAGCAACTTGCTGATGCGACGGGACTGGAGAAGGCAAGCCTTTACTACCGCTATCCCGGTGGTAAGGACGCGATCGCGATGGCTGCTGCTGGTGAGGCCGTCAGGTGGCTTCAGGCCAACGTTTTCGACCCACTGGCTGGGGGCGGACCTCCACGCAAGCGCGTGTCTCTTGTCGCCGAAAAGCTTCGGGAGTTCTATGCCGGAGGGCTAAAAGCGTGCGTGATGGACGTTCTTTCGATTCGCGGAGGGTCGGAAGAGCTTCAACTTGGCCTTAAGACGGCAATGCAGGCATTGACGAGTGCTTTCGCGCACGTCGCAAAGGAAAGCGGATATGGTGCAGCCGCGGCGCGGTCTAAAGCGGAGGAAGCCGTCGTGCGCCTCGAAGGTTCCCTCATCCTCGCGAGGGTTTTGGGAGATACTGCGTGCTTCGAGCGCGTGCTCAAAGGGCTACCCGATTTGTTGACTGCGCCGTCATAG
- a CDS encoding ParB/RepB/Spo0J family partition protein has protein sequence METQIVNATEYRNVSLALLSESKTNPRRTFEEVALKELASSILTQGVLSPLLVRPLTENGFEIIAGARRYRAAQMAEVPTVPVRVVHLSDASALEAQLVENLVRSEIHPMEEAQGFRALLDLEDPKYSIEQIAAKVGKSPVFVASRLKLADLVPSAVDAFYADEIGVGHALLLAKLPADQQDAALSSCFKEVYSGASKPSRILLPVRNLQFWIDSNILLVLKDAPFNKRDAQLVPAAGSCADCPKRTGHNKLLFGDDLGRQGDRCTDPNCYQAKVSAHVAQTVAAKPELVQISTAYGGQKEGSSVLPRNKYTSIRDEKPKSKDDAKRPEFKVCKFTTEAIITEGSDVGTIHKVCVNPSCPVHHAKQPTSRDEEKWKAEQDKQRKEQAVANTTGLRVLAAVSAAVPVRLLKRDLLFIIEKLVSVMDESRVEMLARQHGIRQKRDDGGLGKTLSAFVRRADEGTLSRLLVESSILLASSRGNPSVILKEAATAYKVDTDAISAKVKQEFAAKEKAKKVAQPAIEAAKKAA, from the coding sequence ATGGAAACCCAAATCGTCAATGCCACGGAGTACCGTAACGTATCCCTCGCTCTACTGAGTGAGTCCAAGACCAACCCACGCCGCACCTTCGAGGAAGTGGCTTTGAAGGAACTCGCTTCGTCCATCCTCACCCAGGGCGTACTCTCGCCCTTGCTGGTAAGGCCACTGACCGAGAACGGCTTCGAGATCATCGCTGGAGCACGGCGTTACCGCGCCGCGCAGATGGCGGAAGTCCCGACCGTGCCCGTCCGCGTCGTTCATCTCTCCGATGCATCCGCGTTAGAGGCTCAATTAGTGGAGAACCTTGTCAGGTCTGAAATCCACCCGATGGAAGAGGCCCAAGGATTCCGAGCGTTGCTGGACTTGGAAGACCCCAAGTACAGCATCGAGCAGATCGCGGCTAAGGTGGGCAAATCGCCCGTGTTCGTGGCTTCTAGGTTGAAATTGGCTGACCTTGTACCGTCAGCGGTCGATGCGTTCTATGCCGATGAAATCGGTGTAGGCCATGCGCTGCTGTTGGCGAAGCTCCCCGCCGACCAACAGGATGCCGCGCTCTCGTCCTGCTTCAAAGAGGTATACAGCGGAGCCTCGAAACCTTCCCGTATCCTGCTGCCCGTCCGCAACCTGCAATTCTGGATTGACAGCAATATCCTGTTGGTTCTGAAAGACGCGCCGTTCAACAAGCGGGACGCGCAGCTTGTCCCTGCCGCTGGCAGTTGTGCCGACTGCCCCAAACGGACAGGACATAACAAGCTGCTGTTCGGCGATGACCTCGGAAGGCAGGGTGACCGGTGCACCGATCCCAACTGCTATCAGGCCAAGGTCTCGGCGCACGTCGCTCAGACCGTAGCGGCGAAGCCGGAGTTGGTGCAGATCAGCACCGCCTATGGGGGACAAAAGGAAGGTAGCTCTGTCTTGCCACGCAACAAGTACACGAGCATTCGAGACGAGAAGCCAAAGTCGAAAGACGACGCCAAGCGCCCCGAATTCAAGGTTTGCAAGTTCACCACCGAGGCCATCATCACGGAAGGCTCGGACGTTGGCACCATCCACAAGGTATGCGTTAATCCATCTTGCCCCGTTCATCATGCGAAGCAGCCAACCAGCCGAGACGAGGAGAAGTGGAAGGCCGAGCAGGACAAGCAGCGCAAGGAACAGGCCGTCGCCAACACGACCGGCCTCCGTGTCCTTGCCGCCGTGAGCGCCGCCGTTCCGGTTCGATTGCTCAAGCGTGACCTGCTGTTCATCATCGAGAAGCTGGTGAGCGTCATGGACGAGAGCCGCGTCGAGATGCTGGCGCGGCAGCATGGCATCCGGCAGAAACGCGATGATGGAGGACTCGGCAAGACGCTGAGTGCCTTTGTTCGTCGTGCGGATGAAGGCACCCTCTCTCGCCTGCTGGTCGAGTCGAGTATCCTGCTGGCGTCCTCGCGGGGTAATCCGAGCGTGATCCTCAAGGAAGCTGCCACAGCATACAAGGTGGATACGGATGCCATCTCTGCCAAGGTGAAGCAGGAGTTCGCCGCGAAGGAGAAGGCGAAGAAGGTAGCACAGCCAGCAATAGAGGCGGCAAAGAAGGCAGCCTAA